A single Bacillus sp. OxB-1 DNA region contains:
- the gap gene encoding type I glyceraldehyde-3-phosphate dehydrogenase, which yields MTLKMAINGFGRIGRLVLREVVKRREDIELVAVNDLTDAAMLAHLLKYDSVHGIFEADVESDEDALIVNGKKIRVFAERDPSRLPWKDLGIDLVIESTGVFRNREGLSKHLEAGAKKVLLSAPAKGDITTLVLGVNEETYVPGNDDLVSNASCTTNCLAPVAKVLHEQFGIRRGFMTTVHSYTNDQRILDLPHSDYRRARAAAESIIPTTTGAAASVAKVLPELKGKLDGMAVRVPTSNVSLVDFVVELDKNASVEEVNGALQQAAENEMKGILSYTDLPLVSKDYNGNTFSSTVDGLSTMVLQENLIKVVCWYDNESAYAARCVDLALLIASKGIR from the coding sequence ATGACTTTGAAAATGGCCATCAACGGATTTGGGCGGATCGGCCGCCTGGTGTTGCGTGAAGTGGTGAAGCGCCGAGAGGACATCGAACTGGTCGCAGTGAACGATTTGACGGATGCCGCGATGCTCGCCCATTTACTGAAATACGATTCCGTCCACGGAATATTCGAGGCGGATGTGGAGTCCGATGAAGATGCATTGATTGTCAACGGAAAGAAGATCCGCGTGTTCGCCGAGCGGGATCCGTCCCGGCTGCCGTGGAAAGACCTTGGCATCGATCTCGTCATCGAATCCACCGGAGTGTTCCGTAATCGGGAAGGGCTGAGCAAACATTTGGAGGCCGGTGCGAAGAAGGTCCTGTTATCGGCACCAGCGAAAGGGGACATCACCACCCTCGTCCTCGGGGTCAATGAAGAGACGTACGTTCCCGGCAACGATGATCTCGTCTCCAATGCGTCCTGTACGACGAACTGTCTTGCCCCGGTCGCGAAGGTGCTCCACGAACAGTTCGGCATCCGCCGCGGCTTCATGACGACGGTCCACTCTTACACGAATGACCAGCGGATTTTGGATTTGCCCCATTCCGATTATCGCCGTGCCCGGGCCGCCGCCGAATCGATCATTCCGACGACAACGGGTGCCGCTGCCTCGGTCGCGAAGGTGCTCCCTGAACTGAAAGGGAAGTTGGATGGAATGGCCGTCCGGGTGCCGACGTCGAATGTATCGCTCGTCGACTTTGTCGTGGAATTGGACAAAAATGCTTCGGTGGAGGAAGTCAATGGCGCTTTACAGCAAGCGGCGGAAAATGAAATGAAAGGCATCCTGTCATACACGGATTTGCCCTTAGTCTCCAAAGATTATAATGGCAATACTTTTTCATCGACGGTGGACGGTTTATCGACCATGGTGCTGCAGGAAAATCTCATCAAAGTCGTCTGTTGGTACGACAACGAATCCGCCTACGCTGCCCGATGTGTCGATCTGGCTTTGTTGATTGCAAGCAAAGGGATCCGGTGA
- the tpiA gene encoding triose-phosphate isomerase, with product MRKRIIAGNWKMYKTSEEAKSFIREVIGSLQESDRVDAVVCPPSLYLEDLSRLTLASPLAIGAQTMHEEKEGAFTGEVSPAMLASVGVRYVILGHSERRQYFNETDSSVNRKVLSAFENGLTPIVCVGESLEQREAGQTAQLVADQVVKAFKGLDAQSAAKAVIAYEPIWAIGTGKTATAQDANEVCSTIRSTIREMYGESVADQIRIQYGGSVKPENIGELLSMEHIDGALVGGASLDPASFLKLMEVGGNG from the coding sequence TTGCGAAAACGGATCATTGCGGGAAATTGGAAAATGTATAAGACGAGTGAGGAAGCGAAAAGCTTTATTCGGGAAGTGATCGGGAGTCTCCAAGAATCGGATCGCGTGGATGCGGTCGTTTGTCCGCCATCCCTCTACCTGGAGGACCTGTCGCGATTGACCTTGGCATCTCCATTGGCCATCGGTGCCCAGACGATGCACGAAGAGAAAGAGGGAGCGTTCACCGGGGAAGTGAGCCCGGCGATGCTGGCGAGCGTCGGGGTGCGCTATGTCATCCTCGGCCATTCGGAGCGCCGCCAGTATTTTAATGAAACCGACAGTTCCGTGAACCGGAAAGTCCTTTCGGCATTCGAAAACGGATTGACACCGATCGTTTGTGTCGGAGAATCACTTGAGCAGCGCGAGGCCGGCCAGACGGCACAATTGGTGGCAGACCAAGTGGTAAAAGCGTTCAAGGGCCTCGATGCGCAGTCCGCTGCAAAGGCGGTCATCGCCTATGAACCGATCTGGGCAATCGGTACAGGGAAAACAGCAACGGCTCAAGACGCCAATGAAGTGTGCAGCACGATTCGCAGCACGATCCGAGAAATGTACGGAGAAAGCGTTGCGGATCAGATCCGTATCCAATACGGCGGCAGCGTCAAGCCGGAGAACATCGGCGAATTGCTATCGATGGAACATATCGACGGGGCATTGGTAGGTGGGGCGAGCTTGGATCCTGCCTCATTTTTGAAACTAATGGAGGTCGGCGGAAATGGGTAA
- the gpmI gene encoding 2,3-bisphosphoglycerate-independent phosphoglycerate mutase — MGKTGPVALIILDGFGLRDENFGNAVAQANKPNFDILWNNYPHTTLTASGEAVGLPDGQMGNSEVGHLNIGAGRIVYQSLTRINKSIREADFFNKEALLDAVAHVKERGSALHLMGLLSDGGVHSHYEHLFALLRLAKLNGIEKVYIHGFLDGRDVGPQTALDYIEKTESVMKELEVGKFASVSGRYYAMDRDKRWDRVEKAYRAIVDGVAQTAATPSAGVLASYERELHDEFVMPFVIEELGEPVAKVESGDAVVFFNFRPDRAIQLSRAFTDPAFAEFETKKLEDLKFVSFTHYSDEVVANVVFNNENLDNTIGEVLAKNGLRQLRIAETEKYPHVTFFMSGGREDNFEGEERLLINSPKVATYDLKPEMSAYEVTDALLDGIAANRYDAIILNFANPDMVGHSGMLEPTIKAVETVDECLGKIIDALLAKGGTAIVTADHGNADEVTTQDGAPMTAHTTNPVPVIVTKPDIELREGILADLAPTMLKLLDIEQPEEMTGTPLF, encoded by the coding sequence ATGGGTAAGACGGGACCTGTCGCGTTAATCATTCTGGATGGCTTCGGGTTGCGTGATGAGAACTTCGGCAATGCAGTCGCGCAGGCGAACAAGCCGAACTTCGACATTTTGTGGAATAATTATCCTCACACGACGCTGACGGCTTCCGGCGAAGCGGTGGGCCTTCCCGATGGACAAATGGGGAATTCCGAGGTCGGCCATTTGAATATCGGCGCAGGACGGATCGTGTACCAGAGCCTCACACGCATCAACAAGTCAATCCGGGAAGCTGACTTTTTTAATAAAGAAGCGCTGCTGGACGCCGTTGCACATGTCAAAGAGCGAGGCTCGGCACTTCATTTAATGGGCCTTCTTTCCGATGGCGGCGTACATAGCCATTATGAGCATCTTTTTGCATTGCTGCGGCTGGCGAAGTTGAACGGCATTGAAAAAGTTTATATCCATGGGTTCCTCGACGGCCGGGATGTCGGTCCGCAAACAGCTCTGGATTATATCGAAAAGACCGAGTCCGTAATGAAAGAGCTGGAGGTCGGCAAGTTCGCTTCCGTCTCCGGACGGTATTACGCGATGGATCGGGACAAGCGGTGGGACCGGGTCGAAAAGGCATATCGTGCTATCGTGGATGGCGTTGCCCAAACAGCAGCGACTCCGTCGGCCGGTGTCCTTGCTTCGTACGAGCGGGAACTCCATGATGAGTTCGTCATGCCGTTCGTGATCGAGGAGCTGGGAGAGCCGGTGGCCAAGGTGGAAAGCGGGGACGCGGTCGTGTTCTTCAATTTCCGTCCGGACCGGGCGATACAGCTTTCCCGCGCATTCACCGATCCGGCATTTGCCGAATTCGAAACGAAGAAATTGGAAGACTTGAAATTCGTCAGTTTCACACATTATAGTGATGAAGTGGTCGCGAACGTCGTATTCAACAATGAAAACCTCGATAATACAATCGGGGAAGTCCTTGCGAAAAACGGCTTGCGGCAATTGCGCATCGCGGAGACGGAGAAATATCCACACGTCACGTTCTTCATGAGCGGCGGCAGAGAGGATAATTTCGAAGGGGAAGAGCGGCTTTTGATTAATTCACCAAAAGTGGCGACATATGACTTGAAGCCGGAAATGAGCGCTTATGAAGTGACGGACGCATTGCTGGATGGGATTGCGGCCAATCGCTATGACGCTATCATCCTGAACTTCGCCAACCCGGATATGGTCGGCCATAGCGGCATGCTCGAACCGACGATCAAGGCGGTCGAAACCGTCGATGAATGCCTCGGCAAAATCATCGATGCGCTGCTTGCAAAAGGCGGAACGGCCATCGTGACAGCCGACCATGGAAATGCGGACGAAGTGACGACGCAAGACGGCGCACCGATGACGGCGCATACGACCAATCCGGTGCCTGTCATTGTGACGAAACCGGATATCGAGTTGCGGGAAGGCATCTTGGCCGATCTGGCGCCGACGATGCTGAAATTATTGGATATTGAGCAACCGGAAGAAATGACCGGTACACCATTATTTTAA
- the smpB gene encoding SsrA-binding protein SmpB gives MAKGQGKVVAVNKKANHDFAIEETIEAGIVLQGTEIKSIRNGKVQLRDAFVRIRNNEAWISNMHISPYDQGNRFNHDPLRSRKLLLHKKQINTLIGQTKEAGMAIVPLKMYLKDGFAKVLIGIGKGKKNYDKREDLKKKEAKREMERAFKAKQQY, from the coding sequence ATGGCAAAAGGTCAAGGAAAAGTCGTAGCAGTCAATAAAAAGGCGAATCACGACTTCGCCATCGAAGAAACGATCGAAGCGGGCATCGTGCTCCAAGGAACGGAGATCAAATCGATCCGCAATGGGAAAGTCCAATTGCGCGATGCGTTCGTCCGGATCCGCAATAATGAAGCATGGATTTCCAATATGCACATCAGCCCGTACGATCAAGGAAACCGGTTCAACCATGATCCGCTCCGTTCAAGGAAACTATTGCTTCATAAAAAGCAGATCAATACGTTGATCGGTCAAACAAAAGAGGCGGGCATGGCGATCGTCCCATTGAAGATGTACTTGAAAGACGGCTTCGCCAAAGTGCTGATCGGCATCGGAAAAGGGAAGAAGAACTACGACAAGCGGGAAGACCTGAAGAAGAAAGAGGCGAAACGCGAGATGGAGCGCGCCTTCAAAGCCAAACAGCAGTATTGA
- the rnr gene encoding ribonuclease R, protein MREDAYKPLTVQEIQELMGMEQAAEFKELVKMLVHLEQKGQIVRSRTNRYGVPERMNLVRGKFIGHAKGFGFVAPETEGLDDIFIPPHEVNGAMNGDIVLVRVSNSQAGDRREGTVIRIAERGTTKVVGTYQDNKGFGFVIPDDKKLPMDIFIGKGDSLGAVDGHKVVVEITNWPDELKSATGMVTQILGHKNDPGVDILSIIYKHGIEIEFPQEVIDQANKIPDTVQEKDLFKRRDVRDELTITIDGADAKDLDDAISLFKDENGNYVLSVHISDVSYYVTENSPMDAEAYERGTSVYLTDRVIPMLPHKLSNGICSLNPGVDRLTLTAKMTIDRNGKAIEHEIFESVIRSDERMTYTDVYEIIEEKDEELSAKYEHIVPMLNDMADLAQILRQKRMDRGAIDFDFKESKILVDENGWPTDVVVRERTVSERLIEEFMLAANETIAEHFHWMQVPFLYRIHENPKEEKLQRFFEFLTNFGIVVKGTGNAVHPRALQEIVESIEGLPEETVISTMLLRSMQQAKYFEESLGHFGLSTDFYTHFTAPIRRYPDLIVHRLIRTYLIEKDISSQTLTHWGAELPEIAQHTSDRERRAVDAERDTDSLKKAQYMLDKIGEEFEGVISSVTNFGMFVELENTIEGLVHVSYMTDDYYRFDDRQMIMIGEHTGKQFRIGDEVTVRVVSVKPEEQAIDFEIVGMKQSFHRKRKETPTVIHAKKRGGGGGSSDKKSEGNGRNRKKSGSGGSGNKKKKFYEGLAKKSKKQAPRKRK, encoded by the coding sequence ATGAGAGAAGATGCCTATAAACCGTTGACGGTTCAAGAAATTCAGGAATTGATGGGAATGGAGCAGGCCGCCGAATTCAAGGAATTGGTGAAAATGCTCGTCCACCTGGAGCAAAAAGGCCAGATTGTCCGTTCCCGCACGAACCGCTACGGCGTTCCGGAACGGATGAATCTCGTCCGCGGAAAATTTATCGGCCATGCCAAAGGATTCGGATTCGTGGCGCCGGAGACGGAAGGACTGGATGATATTTTCATTCCGCCTCATGAGGTGAACGGCGCGATGAACGGGGATATCGTCCTTGTCCGGGTTTCCAATAGCCAAGCGGGCGACCGGCGCGAGGGCACTGTCATCCGTATCGCGGAACGGGGCACGACCAAGGTCGTCGGAACCTATCAGGATAATAAAGGCTTCGGCTTCGTCATTCCGGATGACAAAAAATTGCCGATGGACATTTTCATAGGCAAAGGCGATTCCCTAGGTGCCGTGGACGGCCATAAAGTCGTTGTCGAAATTACAAATTGGCCGGATGAACTAAAATCCGCTACCGGCATGGTTACGCAGATTCTAGGCCATAAAAACGACCCGGGCGTCGATATTTTGTCGATCATCTACAAGCATGGAATTGAAATCGAATTCCCGCAAGAAGTGATCGACCAGGCGAATAAAATCCCGGATACGGTGCAAGAGAAGGATTTATTCAAACGGCGCGATGTCCGTGATGAATTGACGATCACAATTGACGGCGCGGATGCTAAAGACTTGGACGACGCCATCTCGCTGTTCAAGGACGAAAACGGGAATTACGTGCTATCCGTCCACATTTCGGACGTCAGCTATTATGTCACGGAAAATTCACCGATGGATGCCGAAGCATATGAACGCGGCACGAGTGTCTATTTGACCGACCGCGTCATTCCGATGCTGCCGCATAAATTATCGAACGGCATTTGTTCATTGAACCCTGGTGTGGACCGGTTAACGTTAACTGCCAAGATGACGATTGACCGGAACGGAAAAGCGATCGAACATGAGATTTTCGAAAGCGTCATCCGCTCCGATGAACGAATGACATACACGGACGTTTATGAAATCATCGAGGAAAAAGATGAGGAACTGTCTGCGAAATACGAACATATCGTGCCGATGCTCAACGATATGGCGGACTTGGCCCAAATCCTGAGGCAGAAGCGGATGGATCGGGGGGCGATCGACTTCGATTTTAAGGAATCCAAGATCTTGGTCGATGAAAACGGCTGGCCGACCGATGTCGTCGTCCGGGAACGTACGGTTTCCGAGCGCCTCATCGAGGAATTCATGCTGGCGGCGAATGAAACGATTGCCGAGCATTTCCACTGGATGCAAGTGCCGTTCCTCTATCGGATCCACGAAAACCCGAAAGAGGAAAAGCTGCAGCGCTTCTTCGAGTTCCTGACGAATTTCGGAATCGTCGTCAAAGGGACCGGCAATGCAGTCCATCCTCGCGCATTGCAGGAAATCGTCGAGTCGATTGAAGGGCTGCCGGAAGAGACGGTCATTTCCACCATGCTCTTACGCTCGATGCAGCAAGCGAAATACTTCGAGGAAAGTTTGGGGCATTTCGGGTTGTCCACGGATTTCTATACGCATTTCACAGCACCGATCCGTCGGTATCCGGACTTGATCGTCCATCGGTTGATCCGCACGTATTTGATCGAAAAAGATATATCGTCCCAGACGCTGACGCATTGGGGTGCGGAGCTGCCGGAAATCGCGCAGCATACGTCCGACCGGGAACGCCGGGCAGTCGATGCGGAGCGGGATACAGACTCGTTGAAGAAGGCGCAGTACATGCTAGATAAAATCGGGGAAGAGTTCGAAGGCGTCATTTCTTCTGTGACAAACTTCGGCATGTTCGTCGAATTGGAGAATACGATTGAAGGGCTCGTCCACGTCAGCTATATGACGGATGACTATTACCGATTCGATGATCGACAAATGATCATGATCGGCGAGCACACCGGCAAGCAATTCCGAATCGGGGATGAAGTGACGGTGCGCGTCGTGTCCGTCAAACCGGAAGAGCAGGCCATCGACTTCGAAATCGTCGGCATGAAGCAATCTTTCCACCGCAAGCGGAAAGAGACGCCGACTGTCATCCACGCGAAGAAGAGAGGCGGCGGTGGCGGCAGCAGCGACAAAAAGTCCGAAGGCAATGGACGGAATCGGAAGAAATCCGGTTCAGGCGGTTCGGGCAATAAAAAGAAGAAGTTTTACGAGGGCCTTGCGAAAAAGTCCAAAAAGCAAGCGCCAAGAAAGAGAAAATGA
- a CDS encoding Fic family protein: MLDKISENKARLDALRPLSTYTVNSLREKLLLDWIYHSNAIEGNTLTINETKVVLEGITVGGKTLREHLEVINHRDAIHYVEEIVQKEEAFSEWQIKNIHRLVLKGIDDSYAGVYRDQQVFISGAKHIPPAPLLIPEKMEQLIHWYQTEGVHLHPVVRGAMLHAVFVGIHPFIDGNGRTSRLLLNLELMKEGYPPVIITVEKRLAYYEALDKAHTTKKYDDFIQLVAEAVDESLDLYLGVV, encoded by the coding sequence ATTTTAGATAAAATAAGTGAAAATAAAGCGCGGTTAGATGCGCTTAGACCACTGTCGACCTATACAGTGAATAGTTTGCGTGAAAAGTTGTTGTTGGATTGGATATATCATTCCAATGCAATAGAAGGCAATACATTAACGATCAATGAAACAAAAGTTGTACTGGAAGGCATTACGGTTGGTGGAAAGACGCTACGAGAGCATTTAGAAGTCATTAATCATCGGGATGCAATTCATTATGTAGAGGAAATTGTCCAAAAAGAAGAGGCCTTTTCTGAATGGCAAATAAAGAATATTCACCGTCTCGTCTTAAAAGGGATTGATGATTCCTATGCAGGTGTTTATCGTGATCAGCAAGTCTTTATTTCTGGGGCAAAACACATTCCACCAGCTCCACTACTTATTCCTGAGAAGATGGAGCAACTGATACATTGGTATCAAACTGAGGGAGTTCACTTGCATCCGGTTGTTCGAGGGGCAATGCTGCATGCAGTTTTTGTAGGTATTCACCCTTTTATTGATGGAAACGGGCGTACATCTAGGCTTTTGCTAAATTTGGAGCTCATGAAAGAAGGATATCCACCTGTAATTATCACGGTGGAAAAACGCCTTGCTTATTACGAGGCATTAGATAAAGCGCATACAACTAAAAAGTATGATGATTTCATTCAGCTAGTCGCGGAGGCTGTAGATGAATCGTTAGATCTTTATTTGGGTGTTGTATAA
- a CDS encoding glutaredoxin family protein, producing MQLTFYTRAGCPLCEEAKRMLQLAQDDYPFTWTEVDIEQDDATHEKYMLMIPVIEIDGQVALYGSIGYMDIIGLFE from the coding sequence ATGCAGTTGACATTTTACACGAGAGCAGGCTGCCCGCTTTGCGAGGAAGCGAAGCGGATGCTGCAATTGGCGCAAGACGATTACCCCTTTACGTGGACGGAAGTCGATATCGAACAGGACGATGCCACCCACGAGAAGTATATGCTCATGATCCCGGTAATTGAAATCGACGGGCAAGTGGCCCTGTACGGCTCCATCGGTTATATGGATATCATTGGGTTGTTTGAATGA
- a CDS encoding phosphoglycerate kinase — translation MMSKKTMKDMQLEGQRVFCRVDFNVPMENGEVTDDTRIRAAIPTIEYMVENGAKVILASHLGRPKGQVVEEMRLAPAGNKLAELLGKPVKILKESVGTAVEEAIASMENGEIVLLENVRFNEGEEKNDPALAKEFAKLADVFVNDAFGTAHRAHASTAGIANYIPGVLGFLLETELDVLGKALSNPDRPFTAIVGGAKVKDKIGVIDNLLDIADNLLIGGGLSYTFTKAQGYETGNSLVEEDKIELAKSFIEKAKEKDVNLYLPIDAVVADSFSDEAKTQPVTIDAIPEGWMGLDIGPETAKLYADVIRNSKFAIWNGPMGVFEMEPFSNGTKQVAEAMAETEAYTIIGGGDSAAAVEKFDLADRMDHVSTGGGASLEFMEGKELPGVVALQDQ, via the coding sequence ATGATGTCTAAAAAGACGATGAAAGATATGCAGCTGGAAGGGCAACGTGTATTTTGCCGTGTCGATTTCAATGTACCGATGGAGAATGGCGAAGTGACCGATGATACCCGGATCCGGGCTGCAATCCCGACGATTGAATACATGGTGGAAAACGGAGCGAAAGTCATCTTGGCGAGTCATCTCGGCCGGCCGAAAGGACAAGTCGTCGAAGAGATGCGCCTGGCACCAGCGGGCAATAAACTTGCGGAACTGCTCGGGAAACCGGTGAAGATTCTCAAGGAATCCGTCGGAACAGCAGTGGAAGAAGCGATCGCTTCGATGGAAAACGGCGAGATTGTCCTGTTGGAAAATGTGCGGTTCAATGAAGGCGAAGAGAAAAATGATCCTGCACTTGCGAAAGAATTCGCAAAACTGGCGGACGTATTCGTCAATGATGCATTCGGGACTGCTCACCGTGCTCATGCCTCCACAGCAGGCATAGCAAATTACATACCGGGCGTGCTAGGATTCCTGCTCGAAACGGAGCTGGACGTTCTCGGCAAGGCGTTATCCAACCCGGACCGCCCATTCACGGCGATCGTTGGCGGCGCGAAAGTGAAAGATAAAATCGGCGTGATCGATAATCTATTGGACATTGCAGACAATCTTCTTATCGGAGGCGGTCTTTCCTATACATTTACAAAAGCGCAAGGATATGAAACAGGCAATTCGCTCGTGGAAGAGGACAAAATCGAACTGGCCAAATCCTTCATTGAAAAAGCGAAGGAGAAAGATGTCAATCTGTACTTGCCGATCGATGCGGTCGTGGCGGACTCGTTTTCCGACGAAGCGAAAACGCAACCTGTTACAATAGACGCGATCCCGGAAGGATGGATGGGGCTGGATATCGGACCGGAAACGGCGAAATTGTACGCAGACGTCATCCGGAATTCGAAGTTCGCGATCTGGAATGGACCGATGGGCGTCTTTGAAATGGAGCCGTTTTCAAACGGCACGAAACAAGTGGCGGAAGCGATGGCTGAAACAGAGGCCTACACAATCATCGGCGGTGGAGACTCCGCAGCGGCTGTCGAGAAATTCGACTTGGCGGATCGGATGGACCATGTATCGACGGGCGGCGGAGCTTCGTTGGAATTCATGGAAGGGAAGGAACTCCCTGGAGTAGTAGCATTACAGGATCAATGA
- the secG gene encoding preprotein translocase subunit SecG, translated as MHAILMTLLVVVALALIAVVLLQSGKSAGLSGAISGGAEQLFGKQKARGLDLVLQRVTIVLSILFFVLAIAIVKF; from the coding sequence ATGCACGCAATACTGATGACACTGCTCGTAGTGGTAGCTTTGGCATTGATCGCAGTCGTTTTATTGCAATCCGGAAAAAGTGCAGGTCTTTCAGGAGCCATCTCTGGTGGGGCTGAACAACTTTTCGGGAAACAAAAAGCGCGTGGCTTGGACCTCGTGTTGCAACGGGTCACCATAGTCCTATCCATTTTGTTTTTCGTATTGGCGATTGCCATCGTTAAATTCTAA
- the eno gene encoding phosphopyruvate hydratase — protein sequence MPIITMIQAREVLDSRGNPTVEVEVITESGAFGRAIVPSGASTGEYEAVELRDGDQDRYLGKGVLKAVEHVNDVIAEELEDVYSVLDQVSIDKALIELDGTANKGKLGANAILGVSMAVAHAAADYLDLPLYQYLGGVNAKQLPVPMMNILNGGEHADNNVDIQEFMIMPVGAETFRHGLRMGTEIFHSLKAVLQSKGLNTAVGDEGGFAPNLSSNEEALSTILEAIEKAGYKPGEEVVLAMDVASSEFYNKEEGNYNLAGEGIVRTSEEMVNWYEELCNKYPIISIEDGLDENDWAGHKMLTERIGSKVQLVGDDLFVTNTEKLARGIEEGVGNSILIKVNQIGTLTETFDAIEMAKRAGYTAVISHRSGESEDTTIADIAVATNAGQIKTGAPSRTDRVAKYNQLLRIEDQLDETAQYLGIKSFYNLKK from the coding sequence ATGCCAATCATTACAATGATCCAAGCTAGAGAAGTACTGGATTCACGCGGAAATCCGACAGTAGAAGTGGAAGTCATCACGGAAAGCGGTGCATTCGGACGAGCGATCGTTCCGTCCGGCGCGTCCACAGGAGAATACGAAGCGGTCGAATTACGCGACGGCGACCAAGATCGTTATCTTGGAAAAGGTGTCTTGAAAGCTGTTGAGCACGTGAATGACGTCATTGCAGAAGAGCTGGAAGATGTCTATTCCGTTTTGGATCAAGTGTCAATCGACAAAGCGTTGATTGAACTGGACGGCACTGCGAACAAAGGGAAATTGGGCGCGAACGCAATCCTGGGTGTGTCCATGGCGGTCGCACATGCAGCGGCGGATTATCTGGACTTGCCGTTGTATCAATACTTGGGCGGCGTCAATGCGAAGCAGTTGCCGGTGCCGATGATGAATATTTTGAACGGCGGCGAGCATGCCGACAACAACGTCGACATCCAAGAGTTCATGATCATGCCGGTCGGCGCGGAAACTTTCCGTCACGGACTTCGCATGGGTACCGAAATCTTCCATAGCCTGAAGGCAGTTTTGCAATCAAAAGGATTGAACACGGCGGTTGGCGATGAAGGCGGATTCGCACCGAATTTGTCTTCGAACGAAGAAGCCCTTTCTACAATTTTGGAAGCGATCGAAAAAGCAGGCTACAAGCCAGGCGAAGAAGTCGTCTTGGCAATGGACGTCGCATCTTCGGAGTTCTATAACAAAGAGGAAGGCAACTACAATCTTGCAGGCGAAGGCATCGTACGCACATCTGAAGAAATGGTCAACTGGTATGAAGAGCTTTGCAATAAATATCCGATCATCTCGATTGAAGACGGCTTGGACGAAAACGACTGGGCGGGCCATAAAATGCTGACAGAACGCATTGGCAGCAAGGTCCAGCTTGTCGGGGACGACCTGTTTGTAACGAACACGGAAAAACTCGCTCGCGGCATCGAAGAAGGCGTCGGCAACTCGATCTTGATCAAAGTGAACCAGATCGGTACGCTGACCGAAACGTTCGACGCAATCGAAATGGCGAAACGCGCGGGCTACACAGCAGTCATCTCCCACCGCAGCGGCGAATCCGAAGACACGACAATCGCAGACATCGCAGTCGCAACAAATGCGGGCCAAATCAAAACCGGTGCCCCTTCCCGCACAGACCGCGTCGCGAAATACAACCAATTGCTCCGCATCGAAGACCAATTGGACGAAACCGCACAATACTTGGGCATCAAATCGTTCTATAACTTGAAGAAATAA
- a CDS encoding alpha/beta hydrolase, translated as MRFAIPKPFFFEKGKRAVLLLHGFTGNSADVRMFGRFLERKNYTSLAPHYKGHGVPPEELIKTGPDEWWQDVVRGYNQLKDAGYDEIAVIGLSLGGVFSLKVGYNMPVKGIATMCAPMSMRTTDLMYEGVLKYAREYKRLEGKSEEEIEKEVEALAQQSMPSLADLRELVYDVRDHVDHIYAPLFVVQATHDDVIDPDSANVIYDNAESVDKRIKWYEESGHVITLGPEKEQLHEDLFEFLESLDWSV; from the coding sequence ATGAGATTCGCAATACCGAAACCGTTCTTTTTCGAGAAAGGGAAGCGCGCTGTGTTGCTGCTTCACGGGTTCACAGGCAACTCGGCGGACGTCCGGATGTTTGGACGTTTTTTGGAGAGGAAAAACTATACATCTTTGGCTCCCCACTACAAAGGGCATGGCGTCCCGCCGGAGGAATTGATTAAAACGGGGCCTGACGAGTGGTGGCAGGATGTCGTCCGCGGCTACAATCAATTGAAAGATGCCGGGTATGATGAAATCGCGGTCATCGGCCTATCGTTGGGTGGCGTATTTTCCCTGAAAGTGGGGTATAACATGCCAGTGAAAGGGATTGCCACGATGTGCGCGCCGATGTCGATGCGCACGACTGATCTCATGTACGAAGGCGTGCTGAAATACGCGCGGGAATATAAGCGATTGGAAGGAAAAAGTGAAGAAGAAATCGAAAAGGAAGTCGAAGCATTGGCGCAGCAGTCCATGCCTTCCTTGGCGGATCTTCGGGAATTGGTTTACGATGTCCGGGACCATGTCGACCATATTTATGCGCCGCTTTTCGTCGTCCAGGCGACGCACGACGATGTGATTGATCCGGACTCGGCGAATGTCATTTACGACAATGCCGAATCCGTCGACAAGCGCATCAAATGGTACGAGGAGTCCGGCCATGTCATCACACTCGGCCCTGAAAAGGAACAGCTACATGAAGACCTGTTCGAATTTCTGGAATCACTCGACTGGAGCGTGTGA